One window of Polyangium spumosum genomic DNA carries:
- a CDS encoding prohibitin family protein — protein sequence MRKLCLALFLLQTSACTVVTQGEVGVRRVWGRLDPTPVGPGLVFYETVSTDIVRVPVRTTTVTVDFVLPSKEGLNINTRMAILYRILPERAADVLGKIGEDYEESIIASVFRSSAADVSARFFAKDMYSAERSTIEKEIATKMSELLGKRGFVIEAVLMKSIALPAGLAQAIEQKLQAEQEAERMRFLIEREKLEADRKRIEAEGVKEAQKILADGLTPEIIKLRSIEAFKHLADSPNTKVIVTDGKAPFLVGP from the coding sequence GTGCGCAAGCTCTGTCTCGCTCTCTTTCTCCTCCAGACGTCGGCGTGCACGGTCGTCACCCAGGGCGAGGTGGGGGTTCGCCGCGTCTGGGGAAGGCTCGATCCAACACCCGTCGGGCCGGGCCTCGTGTTCTACGAGACGGTCTCGACGGATATCGTGCGGGTCCCCGTGCGCACGACGACGGTGACGGTGGACTTCGTCCTCCCCTCCAAGGAGGGGCTCAACATCAATACACGCATGGCCATCCTCTACCGGATCCTGCCCGAGCGCGCGGCGGACGTGCTCGGCAAGATCGGCGAGGACTACGAGGAGTCGATCATCGCCTCGGTGTTCCGCTCCTCGGCGGCGGACGTGAGCGCGCGCTTCTTCGCCAAGGACATGTACAGCGCCGAGCGCTCCACCATCGAGAAGGAGATCGCCACGAAGATGTCGGAGCTGCTCGGCAAGCGCGGGTTCGTGATCGAGGCGGTGCTCATGAAGAGCATCGCGCTGCCCGCGGGGCTGGCCCAGGCGATCGAGCAGAAGCTCCAGGCCGAGCAGGAGGCCGAGCGGATGCGCTTCCTCATCGAGCGCGAGAAGCTCGAGGCCGACCGCAAGCGCATCGAGGCGGAAGGCGTGAAGGAGGCGCAGAAGATCCTCGCCGACGGCCTGACGCCCGAGATCATCAAGCTACGCTCGATCGAGGCGTTCAAGCACCTCGCCGACTCCCCCAACACGAAGGTCATCGTCACCGACGGCAAGGCGCCCTTCCTCGTGGGCCCGTAG
- a CDS encoding zinc ribbon domain-containing protein, translating to MHCPECGTKASPGAVTCVTCGFALASLDPAHKAGVGRTMMGVALSDLAKGPNAGVAVDPDAPTQVMPGKGAQKPLAVPPPENRTLVGMPAPKAAAPAVKPPSPAEGTLLGVARPGIAPLHAREPGAASDGRGREREMPHELGATMVPEVMQRYRGDNPRPSSRDKLARKRVVLPPVLPRGAEVVHERARKDRKRALPVIVTAGLLVVFAIGFTLFYTSPPPLTARPRATPEGREAVEIECPSCPDGTKVQIGAVSAEVEKHTALVALPAPLALGENRLKVSIDRPGGGRDEAVGVTVHVNYRLRPDLTGLANEKPSVHVAVEAVGGTEVTIDGKPAAVKDGPAVHVIDVATDCTGPADEPATLKRRVPYVVKTEGGIREDGAVEVAVGIVPLHIDAPGPRVIVEGETFVLAGRTMKGAEVLAAGKPIQVSADGSFAQRMSVSSVGATNIEVRAKAPGMAPRIVPIAVRRVEKLAAAAQEFMKESPLGYAAFAPLGAEGAGKPAVVSGQIVEARTQNHQAIFLLDVPAREGCPRGQGPCRVRLVHGFPNPAKLGEVITAYGQLGKPRSAPENAAVPEILVAFTMPGERR from the coding sequence ATGCACTGCCCCGAGTGCGGGACCAAGGCCAGTCCCGGCGCCGTCACCTGCGTGACGTGTGGCTTCGCGCTGGCTTCGCTCGACCCTGCACACAAAGCCGGCGTCGGGCGCACGATGATGGGCGTCGCGCTCTCCGATCTCGCCAAGGGCCCAAACGCGGGCGTCGCGGTCGATCCGGACGCGCCCACGCAGGTCATGCCCGGCAAGGGTGCGCAGAAGCCGCTCGCCGTCCCGCCGCCCGAGAACCGCACCCTCGTCGGCATGCCCGCCCCGAAGGCAGCGGCGCCCGCCGTCAAGCCGCCGTCGCCTGCCGAGGGCACGTTGCTCGGCGTGGCGCGGCCCGGGATCGCGCCGCTCCACGCGAGGGAGCCGGGCGCCGCGTCGGACGGCCGAGGCCGCGAGCGCGAGATGCCGCACGAGCTCGGCGCGACGATGGTGCCCGAGGTGATGCAGCGCTACCGGGGCGACAACCCGCGCCCGAGCTCACGCGACAAGCTCGCCCGCAAGCGCGTGGTGCTGCCGCCCGTGCTGCCGCGCGGCGCCGAGGTCGTGCACGAGCGCGCGCGCAAGGACCGGAAGCGCGCGCTGCCGGTGATCGTCACGGCCGGGCTGCTCGTCGTCTTCGCCATCGGCTTCACGTTGTTCTACACGAGCCCACCCCCGCTGACGGCGCGCCCGCGCGCGACGCCCGAGGGGCGCGAGGCCGTGGAGATCGAGTGCCCGAGCTGCCCCGACGGCACGAAGGTGCAGATCGGCGCGGTGAGCGCGGAGGTCGAGAAGCACACGGCGCTCGTGGCCTTGCCCGCGCCGCTCGCGCTCGGCGAAAACAGGCTCAAGGTCTCGATCGACAGGCCCGGCGGCGGGCGCGACGAGGCCGTGGGCGTGACGGTGCACGTGAATTATCGGCTACGGCCCGATCTCACGGGGCTCGCCAACGAGAAACCCTCCGTGCACGTGGCGGTGGAGGCCGTGGGCGGGACGGAGGTCACGATCGACGGCAAACCCGCGGCCGTGAAGGACGGCCCCGCGGTGCACGTGATCGACGTGGCCACCGACTGCACGGGCCCCGCGGACGAACCGGCCACGCTGAAGCGGCGCGTGCCGTACGTGGTGAAGACCGAGGGCGGGATACGCGAGGACGGCGCGGTCGAGGTCGCGGTGGGCATCGTGCCGCTGCACATCGACGCGCCCGGTCCGCGCGTGATCGTCGAGGGCGAGACGTTCGTGCTCGCCGGTCGCACGATGAAGGGCGCCGAGGTGCTCGCGGCGGGCAAGCCCATCCAGGTGTCGGCGGACGGCTCGTTCGCGCAGCGGATGAGCGTGTCGTCGGTGGGCGCGACGAACATCGAGGTGCGCGCGAAGGCGCCGGGGATGGCGCCGAGGATCGTGCCGATCGCGGTGCGGCGCGTGGAGAAGCTCGCCGCGGCGGCGCAGGAGTTCATGAAGGAGAGCCCGCTCGGCTACGCGGCGTTTGCGCCCCTCGGGGCGGAGGGCGCGGGCAAACCCGCGGTGGTGTCGGGCCAGATCGTCGAGGCGCGCACGCAGAACCACCAGGCGATCTTCCTGCTCGACGTGCCGGCGAGGGAGGGTTGTCCACGAGGGCAGGGGCCCTGCCGGGTGCGGCTCGTGCACGGCTTCCCGAACCCGGCGAAGCTGGGCGAGGTGATCACCGCGTACGGGCAGCTCGGCAAGCCGCGGAGCGCGCCGGAGAACGCCGCGGTGCCGGAGATCCTGGTGGCGTTCACGATGCCCGGAGAGCGAAGGTAG